The following are from one region of the Geoalkalibacter subterraneus genome:
- a CDS encoding site-specific integrase, whose amino-acid sequence MMTDWYEQSMRALQLSGKGDKTQQMYTRSVRKLVEFYEKTPDAITETELQDYFLHRINIDEWSPGTMRICHAGIRFFFTNVLDRSWRTFEYLHVQKERRLPTVLSCEEVQRVLACVYAFHNRVFLTTVYSCGLRLQEALHLEVSDIDKQRMMIHVYRGKGAKDRYVPLPMSTYKLLRKYWATHRHPRLLFPALGRNGKNAHKSQSPMAVSSVQGAMKNAVREAGIHKKEVKIHTLRHSYATHLLEEGVNIRVIQKYLGHSSLDTTLIYLHLTQKGNEDACALINTLMEGLFHG is encoded by the coding sequence ATGATGACCGACTGGTACGAACAATCGATGCGGGCCCTACAGCTATCCGGCAAAGGCGACAAAACTCAGCAGATGTACACCCGCTCGGTGCGCAAATTGGTGGAGTTTTACGAGAAAACTCCCGATGCCATCACCGAGACCGAACTGCAGGACTACTTCCTCCATCGCATCAATATCGACGAGTGGTCTCCCGGCACCATGCGCATCTGCCATGCCGGGATCCGCTTCTTTTTTACCAACGTCCTCGATCGCTCATGGCGCACCTTTGAATACCTGCATGTCCAGAAGGAGCGACGCCTGCCGACTGTACTCAGCTGCGAGGAGGTGCAGCGCGTTCTGGCCTGCGTCTATGCCTTTCACAACCGCGTCTTTCTCACCACCGTCTACTCCTGCGGCCTGCGTCTGCAGGAGGCCCTGCATCTAGAAGTCTCCGACATCGACAAGCAGCGCATGATGATTCATGTTTATCGCGGCAAGGGGGCCAAGGACCGCTATGTGCCGCTACCGATGAGCACCTACAAGCTGTTGCGCAAATACTGGGCGACTCACCGTCATCCGCGCCTGCTCTTCCCGGCCCTGGGGCGCAACGGCAAGAATGCTCATAAATCTCAATCCCCCATGGCTGTCAGCAGCGTTCAGGGGGCCATGAAGAACGCCGTGCGCGAGGCGGGCATCCATAAAAAAGAGGTCAAGATCCACACCCTGCGCCACTCTTACGCGACCCATCTGCTTGAGGAGGGCGTCAACATCCGCGTCATCCAAAAGTATCTTGGCCATTCTTCCCTCGACACCACCCTGA
- a CDS encoding BrnT family toxin: MKAFRWNHEKNETLKDDRGVSFEEVTLAIEEDGLLDILQHPNTSKYPGQRILVVSLREYVYLVPFVEETDFFFLKTIIPSRKATRNYLGGGNSHEKNG, from the coding sequence ATGAAAGCCTTTCGCTGGAACCATGAGAAAAACGAGACCCTCAAAGATGACCGCGGAGTTTCCTTCGAGGAAGTCACGTTGGCCATAGAGGAAGACGGTCTGCTCGACATCCTGCAACACCCGAACACGTCAAAATATCCCGGCCAACGCATTCTGGTCGTCAGCCTACGAGAGTACGTTTATCTGGTTCCGTTCGTCGAAGAAACTGACTTCTTCTTTCTTAAAACCATCATCCCCAGCCGCAAGGCCACTAGAAACTATCTGGGTGGAGGTAACAGCCATGAAAAAAATGGATAA
- the istB gene encoding IS21-like element helper ATPase IstB, with the protein MQSEKEKAARLHRHLTELHLPTIRRCYQESAIAARRDNWEYESYLLELAEREREERRNARTARLLKDSKLPLEKNLKAFDRKRLPRKVDTQLTQLLKATFLDHKENVLAFGNPGSGKTHLLCAVAQELIYQGRQIRFMPCNLLVQELLIAKRDLTLARVLKRYAKYEALIIDDIGYVQQSREEMEVLFTLLADRYERSSIMLTSNLPFSKWEQIFKDPMTTAAAIDRLVHHSVILELNMPSYRLEQSQKAQALTEPHQETL; encoded by the coding sequence ATGCAATCTGAGAAGGAGAAAGCAGCCCGCCTGCACCGCCACCTGACCGAACTGCACCTGCCCACCATCCGGCGCTGCTATCAGGAGAGCGCAATCGCAGCGCGCCGGGACAACTGGGAGTACGAGAGCTACCTGCTGGAGCTGGCCGAGCGCGAGCGCGAAGAGCGCCGTAACGCCAGGACCGCGCGCCTGCTCAAGGACTCGAAACTGCCGCTGGAGAAAAACCTCAAGGCGTTTGACCGCAAGCGATTGCCTCGTAAGGTCGATACACAGCTGACCCAGCTGCTCAAGGCGACGTTTCTCGATCATAAGGAAAACGTCCTGGCCTTCGGCAATCCCGGCAGCGGCAAGACCCATCTGCTGTGCGCGGTGGCCCAGGAGCTCATTTATCAGGGCCGGCAGATACGCTTTATGCCCTGTAACCTGCTGGTGCAGGAGCTTCTGATCGCCAAGAGGGATCTGACGCTGGCCCGCGTGCTCAAGCGCTACGCAAAATACGAGGCGCTGATCATCGACGACATCGGGTACGTGCAGCAAAGCCGCGAGGAGATGGAGGTCCTCTTCACCCTGCTGGCGGATCGCTATGAGCGTAGCAGCATCATGCTCACCAGCAATCTGCCCTTCTCAAAATGGGAGCAGATCTTCAAGGATCCCATGACCACAGCGGCGGCCATTGACCGACTCGTTCACCACAGCGTGATTCTGGAGCTCAATATGCCCAGCTACCGTTTGGAGCAATCACAAAAGGCGCAGGCCCTGACTGAGCCACACCAAGAGACCCTTTAG
- a CDS encoding transposase, whose amino-acid sequence MARANRHYIPGCIWHITHRCHKKEFLLKFARDRSRFVFWLGEARKRFGLNLLNYTVTSNHVHLLVKDNGPPGSIPSAMQLIAGRTGQEYNQRKQRKGAFWEDRYHATVIESGEHLLRCLVYIDLNMVRAGAVSHPQEWVHGGYREIQGQRRRNRLLDLDALVDAAGLNTLQALADHHGSWISEALRTNALQRNEAWTRSLAVGSEEFVLKTQRLLGVRGKSRAIIASGDCSVLRESEEGYGEDFPAQNQPIVEKNTYF is encoded by the coding sequence ATGGCAAGAGCCAATCGGCATTACATCCCAGGCTGCATCTGGCATATCACCCATCGTTGTCACAAAAAGGAATTCCTTCTTAAATTCGCCCGCGACCGCAGCCGCTTTGTTTTCTGGCTCGGTGAGGCCCGCAAACGCTTCGGCCTGAACCTTCTCAACTACACGGTGACCAGCAATCATGTGCACTTGCTGGTGAAAGACAATGGCCCCCCCGGCAGCATCCCTTCTGCCATGCAACTGATCGCCGGCCGCACAGGCCAGGAATATAACCAGCGCAAGCAACGCAAAGGCGCTTTCTGGGAAGATCGCTATCATGCCACCGTCATAGAATCCGGTGAGCATTTACTGCGCTGCCTGGTGTACATCGACCTGAACATGGTCCGCGCTGGTGCCGTCAGTCATCCGCAAGAGTGGGTTCATGGCGGTTACCGTGAAATTCAAGGACAGCGGCGGCGTAATCGGCTCCTTGATCTTGATGCGCTGGTTGACGCTGCCGGCCTGAACACTCTGCAAGCGCTGGCCGATCATCATGGTTCTTGGATAAGTGAAGCGTTGCGGACTAATGCCCTGCAGCGCAATGAGGCTTGGACCAGAAGCCTTGCGGTCGGAAGTGAAGAGTTTGTCCTGAAAACCCAACGTCTGCTTGGTGTACGAGGAAAAAGCCGAGCCATCATCGCGAGCGGCGATTGTAGCGTTTTGCGTGAGTCCGAAGAGGGCTATGGCGAGGATTTCCCAGCCCAAAATCAGCCTATAGTAGAGAAAAACACCTATTTTTGA
- a CDS encoding type II toxin-antitoxin system RelE/ParE family toxin, with product MEIRKTDVYAKWLDGLRDIRARARILARVERLAAGNAGDAEPVGEGVSELRINYGPGYRVYYKQHGRELVILLAGGDKSSQSRDIKTALRLARNLWDNS from the coding sequence ATGGAGATTCGCAAAACAGACGTTTATGCCAAGTGGCTCGACGGACTGCGCGATATTCGCGCGCGTGCCCGCATTCTTGCAAGAGTTGAACGGTTGGCGGCTGGGAATGCGGGGGACGCCGAGCCCGTAGGCGAAGGTGTCTCTGAATTGCGAATCAATTATGGCCCCGGTTACCGGGTGTACTACAAACAGCATGGACGTGAGCTGGTGATCCTGTTGGCCGGCGGTGACAAAAGCAGCCAGTCAAGAGACATCAAGACTGCTCTACGCCTTGCCCGTAATCTTTGGGACAACTCATGA
- a CDS encoding HNH endonuclease, with amino-acid sequence MATPTPETVQEQISWSYANLARAHSALEDGVKKYQRIHHIIRNRTYHGLLSGKIAMRSLYDDERLKMTAPQACYYCGAKDSLAVDHLIPRIRGGPDDADNLIWACRSCNSSKQGRDMLVWATSKGFFPSILLLRRYTKIVARYCDQNGYMSTPLCQLVDGDMPFDVRLLPTKFPPLEELMLWVPSEGEENPNNALHSDGDSAALHPRR; translated from the coding sequence ATGGCGACACCAACACCAGAAACAGTTCAAGAGCAGATATCGTGGTCGTATGCGAACCTTGCGCGTGCGCACTCAGCCCTGGAGGATGGGGTCAAAAAATATCAACGGATACACCACATAATCCGCAACAGAACCTACCATGGGTTGCTGTCCGGAAAGATTGCCATGCGGTCGTTATATGACGACGAACGGCTGAAGATGACCGCGCCACAGGCGTGTTATTACTGCGGCGCGAAGGATAGTTTGGCGGTCGATCACCTCATACCGAGAATCCGTGGTGGGCCCGATGATGCGGATAACCTAATCTGGGCTTGCCGCAGTTGTAATAGCTCAAAGCAGGGCCGAGACATGCTGGTGTGGGCAACATCCAAGGGCTTCTTCCCATCGATACTTCTTCTTCGGCGATACACCAAAATTGTCGCTCGATATTGCGATCAAAACGGGTATATGAGCACACCCCTTTGTCAGCTTGTAGATGGGGATATGCCTTTCGATGTGCGACTACTACCGACCAAGTTCCCTCCCCTGGAAGAGCTCATGCTTTGGGTGCCGTCAGAGGGAGAAGAAAATCCTAACAATGCCTTGCACTCGGACGGGGATTCCGCTGCGCTACATCCCCGCCGGTGA
- a CDS encoding IS110 family transposase, whose product MRLPKHLVHLNACAAGIDVGSKSHFVAVPEGADPEPVREFSTFTDDLERLADWLLCCGVTTVAMESTGIYWIPVFEILESHGFEVRLVNARHVKNVPGRKSDVLDCQWLQQLHTYGLLRGAFRPADQVCALRAYVRQRATLVKISGSHIQHMQKAMAQMNLQLHNVVSNITGATGMRIIKAILEGERDPDTLAALRDNRCKNDAKTIARSLQGNFRPEHLFSLQQAVELYEFYLAKINECDRQILAQLKSFDAIGTEGDSGDDKPPASIDEALMRISGVDLTEIDGIDTTSALKIIAEIGIDMSRWKTDKHFTSWMSLAPGAKISGGKVLSSATQKNANRAAQAFRMAAFSLTRSKSYLGSYFRRMKARLGAPKAITATARKIATIVYKMLKNRTSYIDLGQDYYEERYQSRLVQNLKRNAKHLGFELVPTEGKIAAL is encoded by the coding sequence ATGCGGTTACCGAAGCATCTGGTGCATCTCAACGCCTGTGCTGCCGGAATTGACGTCGGCTCCAAGAGTCATTTTGTAGCGGTCCCCGAGGGGGCAGATCCCGAACCGGTCCGCGAATTCTCCACCTTCACCGATGACCTTGAGCGTTTGGCCGATTGGCTTCTCTGCTGTGGCGTTACCACGGTCGCCATGGAGTCCACTGGGATCTACTGGATCCCGGTCTTTGAGATTCTCGAAAGCCACGGCTTCGAGGTGAGGCTGGTCAACGCGCGGCATGTCAAGAATGTCCCTGGTAGAAAGAGCGACGTCCTGGACTGCCAGTGGTTGCAGCAGTTGCACACCTATGGCCTTCTGCGCGGGGCGTTTCGTCCTGCAGATCAGGTGTGTGCGCTTCGCGCCTATGTCCGGCAAAGGGCGACGCTGGTCAAGATCTCCGGGTCTCATATCCAGCACATGCAAAAGGCGATGGCCCAGATGAATCTGCAACTGCATAACGTTGTCAGCAACATCACAGGAGCAACCGGGATGCGCATCATCAAAGCGATCCTGGAGGGGGAGCGCGATCCCGACACATTGGCAGCCTTGCGGGATAATCGCTGCAAGAACGACGCGAAGACCATCGCTCGCTCTTTGCAGGGCAATTTCCGGCCTGAACACCTCTTCTCCCTGCAGCAAGCTGTAGAACTGTACGAATTCTATCTGGCTAAGATAAACGAGTGTGACCGGCAAATACTGGCCCAACTCAAATCTTTCGATGCCATAGGTACCGAGGGCGATTCTGGTGACGACAAGCCACCAGCGAGCATCGATGAAGCTTTGATGCGCATATCCGGCGTTGATCTGACGGAAATTGACGGAATCGACACCACCTCTGCCCTGAAAATCATCGCTGAAATCGGCATAGACATGAGCCGCTGGAAAACCGATAAACATTTCACTTCCTGGATGTCGTTGGCTCCGGGAGCGAAGATTAGCGGCGGTAAGGTCCTGAGCAGTGCCACCCAAAAGAACGCCAATCGGGCAGCGCAAGCTTTCCGCATGGCCGCCTTTAGCTTGACCAGATCAAAGAGCTACCTGGGCAGCTACTTCCGCCGCATGAAGGCAAGGTTGGGCGCACCCAAGGCCATAACGGCAACCGCCCGAAAGATTGCGACCATAGTCTACAAAATGCTCAAAAATCGAACATCATACATCGACCTTGGCCAGGACTACTACGAGGAGCGATACCAGTCGCGACTCGTACAAAACCTGAAGCGCAATGCCAAGCACCTCGGATTCGAACTTGTTCCGACCGAGGGCAAAATTGCCGCTTTGTAA
- a CDS encoding IS3 family transposase (programmed frameshift) — MSAKYSKEFKESIIARMLPPENVSVPDLVRETGIPKDTLYTWRSQYRNKQGPLSGSGRSSGQLNNEDKLAIIIETAPLGEFELGQYCRRKGLYPEQIAGWKRTFIQNESTATSKAERKQFRQQSRTIKALQSELSRKEKALAEAAALLVLEKKLPGAFGGSRGRKIDLQERQKVITLIEQACTAGARLEKACKVVGLSPRTVQRYRQEGQIKADGRKAAAVDRVPANRLSEMERAEILATANQPQYAHLPPGQIVPDLADKGCYLASESSFYRVLRSEEQLTPRGRAKTPTHKRPEPLQATAPNQLWSWDITYLPTTVRGLFFYLYLFIDLYSRKIVGWEVYAEESAEHASSIFRKTYLREGIAGQDLTLHSDNGSPMKGATMLGTLHKLGVATSFSRPSVSNDNAYSEAMFRTMKYHPGYPDKPFDDLEEARRWVAGFAHWYNEKHRHSALKFVTPAQRHRGEDQELLRQRAELYEAAKARRPERWSGNSRDWTRPEVVSLNPQKSTQMQAADKIKVA; from the exons AGGACCTTTGTCCGGCTCCGGCCGATCCAGTGGCCAGTTGAACAATGAAGACAAGTTGGCCATCATCATCGAGACCGCCCCGTTGGGCGAGTTTGAACTGGGTCAATACTGCCGGCGCAAAGGGCTTTACCCTGAGCAGATCGCTGGCTGGAAAAGAACGTTTATCCAGAACGAATCGACCGCGACCAGTAAAGCCGAGCGCAAGCAGTTCCGCCAGCAGAGCAGGACCATCAAGGCGCTTCAAAGTGAGCTCAGCCGCAAGGAGAAGGCCCTTGCCGAAGCGGCAGCCCTGCTGGTGCTCGAAAAAAAGCTTC CAGGCGCTTTTGGAGGATCGCGAGGACGAAAAATCGACCTCCAGGAGCGCCAAAAAGTGATCACGCTGATCGAGCAAGCCTGCACCGCCGGGGCACGCCTGGAGAAAGCCTGTAAAGTTGTCGGGCTCTCGCCGCGCACCGTCCAGCGCTACCGCCAGGAGGGTCAAATCAAGGCCGATGGACGCAAAGCCGCAGCGGTTGACAGAGTCCCGGCAAACAGGCTAAGCGAGATGGAACGCGCCGAAATTCTGGCCACCGCCAACCAGCCTCAATATGCCCATCTTCCGCCGGGCCAGATCGTGCCGGACTTGGCGGACAAAGGGTGTTACCTGGCCTCGGAGTCGAGTTTCTACCGCGTCTTGCGCAGCGAGGAGCAACTGACCCCTCGCGGCCGGGCCAAGACGCCAACACATAAGCGGCCCGAGCCCTTGCAGGCCACCGCCCCTAACCAACTCTGGAGTTGGGATATTACCTATCTTCCCACGACGGTCCGGGGCCTGTTTTTCTACCTCTACCTGTTTATCGACCTTTACAGCCGTAAAATCGTGGGCTGGGAGGTGTATGCCGAAGAATCGGCCGAACATGCTTCCAGCATCTTTCGCAAAACGTACCTGCGCGAAGGTATTGCCGGACAGGACTTAACGCTGCACTCGGATAACGGCTCGCCGATGAAAGGGGCCACCATGCTGGGGACTCTGCATAAACTCGGTGTGGCCACCTCTTTCAGCCGCCCCTCGGTCAGCAACGACAATGCCTATTCCGAGGCGATGTTCCGGACCATGAAATATCACCCCGGATACCCGGATAAGCCCTTTGATGACTTGGAAGAGGCCCGCCGTTGGGTGGCAGGCTTCGCACATTGGTACAACGAAAAACATCGACACAGTGCCCTGAAATTCGTCACCCCGGCCCAGCGGCACCGCGGCGAAGATCAAGAGCTGTTGCGCCAAAGAGCCGAACTTTACGAAGCGGCCAAAGCAAGGCGACCAGAACGATGGTCAGGCAACAGCCGCGATTGGACTCGGCCAGAGGTCGTTTCGCTGAATCCGCAAAAATCGACGCAGATGCAGGCAGCTGATAAAATTAAGGTTGCTTAA
- the istA gene encoding IS21 family transposase: MKTQTTGCVAAAKAGMDEKTARKYVKAGNLPSELKVEHTWRTRTDPFEAHWEDIREKLADNPGLEAKTLFEDLQRRFPGVFSDGQLRTLQRRVKRWRALEGPSKETFFPQLHRPGELAQSDYTHMGKLGITIAKQPFDHLIYHFVLTYSNWETGSICYSESFESLSEGLQAALWELGGVPQAHQTDRLTAAVHNALHQEEFTQRYQALLRHYNLSGRKTQAASPNENGDVEQSNYRLKRAVRQALLLRGSFDFESIEEYRRFLRELFTKLNRGRRERFLEEQRILRHLPQRRLESCTRLEVTVSRASTIRVSNNTYSVESRLIGESLQVELFADHLDLFYAQKRVDSMPRLRGRCRHLINYRHVIDQLQRKPGAFENYRYREEMFPGSCFRLAYDELKERHTQQVAAREYLKILALAAKESEVAVAAALDELCGHQPVTAQAVEELVHAQQIASPVTEIGVAAVDLLSYDRLLSGQQELAHAI, translated from the coding sequence ATGAAAACGCAAACCACAGGCTGCGTTGCCGCTGCCAAGGCCGGCATGGATGAAAAGACCGCCCGCAAGTACGTGAAGGCGGGCAACCTACCCAGCGAGCTCAAGGTTGAGCACACCTGGCGAACCAGAACGGACCCCTTTGAGGCCCATTGGGAGGACATTCGTGAGAAGCTTGCCGATAATCCGGGGCTGGAGGCCAAGACCCTCTTCGAGGATCTCCAGCGCCGCTTTCCCGGCGTCTTCTCAGACGGCCAGCTGCGCACCCTGCAGCGTCGCGTGAAGCGGTGGCGGGCCCTGGAAGGTCCCTCCAAGGAAACGTTCTTCCCTCAGCTGCACCGCCCCGGCGAGCTGGCCCAGTCCGATTACACGCACATGGGCAAGCTCGGCATCACCATCGCCAAACAGCCCTTCGACCACCTCATCTATCACTTCGTGCTCACCTACTCCAACTGGGAAACCGGCAGCATCTGCTACTCGGAGAGCTTCGAAAGCCTCAGCGAGGGGCTGCAGGCGGCGTTGTGGGAACTCGGCGGCGTGCCACAGGCTCATCAGACGGACCGGCTGACGGCGGCCGTGCACAACGCCCTGCACCAGGAAGAATTCACCCAACGCTATCAGGCTCTGCTCAGGCATTACAACCTGAGTGGTCGCAAGACGCAGGCCGCCAGCCCCAACGAGAACGGCGACGTGGAGCAGAGCAACTACCGTTTGAAGAGGGCGGTTCGCCAGGCCCTCCTTCTGCGCGGCAGCTTCGACTTCGAGAGCATCGAGGAGTACCGGCGCTTTTTGCGCGAGCTCTTCACCAAGCTCAACCGCGGTCGCCGCGAGCGTTTTCTGGAGGAGCAACGCATACTGCGCCACCTGCCACAAAGGCGGCTGGAGAGCTGTACGCGCCTTGAGGTCACGGTCAGTCGCGCAAGCACCATCCGGGTCAGCAACAACACCTATTCCGTCGAAAGCCGCCTGATCGGCGAGAGCCTACAAGTTGAGCTTTTTGCCGACCATCTCGATCTTTTCTACGCTCAGAAGCGCGTGGACTCGATGCCTCGCCTGCGCGGCAGGTGCCGGCATCTTATCAACTACCGCCACGTCATCGATCAGCTGCAGCGAAAGCCTGGAGCCTTCGAGAATTACCGCTACCGCGAGGAGATGTTTCCCGGCAGCTGTTTCCGGCTCGCCTATGACGAGCTCAAAGAGCGCCACACCCAGCAAGTGGCCGCTCGCGAGTACCTCAAGATACTGGCGCTGGCGGCCAAAGAGAGCGAAGTGGCGGTTGCTGCGGCCCTGGACGAGCTGTGCGGGCATCAACCCGTCACGGCACAGGCCGTGGAGGAGTTGGTGCACGCACAGCAGATTGCCTCGCCTGTGACCGAGATCGGAGTCGCCGCAGTCGACCTTCTCAGCTACGATCGCCTATTGTCCGGGCAGCAGGAGCTGGCCCATGCAATCTGA
- a CDS encoding addiction module antidote protein, with the protein MKKTVTSRYDVAEHLRTPEEMAAYLEACLEEANGDAAFIAKALGDIARAKGMSQVARDAGVSRESLYKALSGERTPGFDTILKVMAALGLKLHAEAVHIQNHTQPSAPPDAATRRG; encoded by the coding sequence ATGAAAAAGACAGTAACCTCCCGCTACGATGTTGCTGAGCATCTCCGTACCCCTGAAGAAATGGCTGCATATCTTGAAGCTTGCCTGGAGGAAGCAAATGGTGACGCCGCATTTATAGCAAAAGCACTTGGTGACATTGCCCGTGCGAAAGGTATGTCGCAAGTCGCGCGCGATGCAGGCGTGTCGCGTGAAAGCCTGTACAAGGCTCTCTCGGGCGAACGAACTCCCGGGTTCGATACCATCCTAAAAGTGATGGCAGCGCTGGGTTTGAAGTTGCATGCGGAAGCGGTGCATATCCAAAATCATACCCAACCAAGCGCTCCACCCGACGCCGCTACGCGGCGCGGGTGA
- a CDS encoding addiction module protein has translation MKTEDLLREIESLPVEERARVADTVLKSLNPPESEVDKKWAEVAKRRLGEIKSGAVKPIPGEDVFSEVWKRFS, from the coding sequence ATGAAAACAGAAGATTTGTTGCGAGAAATTGAGTCTCTCCCCGTGGAGGAGCGGGCGCGGGTAGCTGACACCGTTCTTAAGAGTTTGAACCCTCCTGAGTCAGAAGTCGATAAGAAGTGGGCTGAAGTGGCCAAGCGGAGACTTGGCGAGATTAAATCTGGCGCCGTGAAGCCGATACCAGGAGAAGATGTTTTTAGTGAGGTCTGGAAACGTTTTTCATGA
- a CDS encoding HNH endonuclease: MGYPTFSKKFGGVQRSHAAGYHEPLGLRRRMATPTPETVQEQISWSYANLARAHSALEDGVKKYQRIHHIIRNRTYHGLLSGKIAMRSLYDDERLKMTAPQACYYCGAKDSLAVDHLIPRIRGGPDDADNLIWACRSCNSSKQGRDMLVWATSKGFFPSILLLRRYTKIVARYCDQNGYMSTPLCQLVDGDMPFDVRLLPTKFPPLEELMLWVPSEGEENPNNAFHSDGDSAALHPRR; this comes from the coding sequence ATGGGCTATCCGACTTTCTCGAAAAAATTCGGTGGTGTGCAAAGGTCGCACGCCGCCGGTTATCATGAACCGTTAGGATTAAGGAGAAGAATGGCGACACCAACACCAGAAACAGTTCAAGAGCAGATATCGTGGTCGTATGCGAACCTTGCGCGTGCGCACTCAGCCCTGGAGGATGGGGTCAAAAAATATCAACGGATACACCACATAATCCGCAACAGAACCTACCATGGGTTGCTGTCCGGAAAGATTGCCATGCGGTCGTTATATGACGATGAACGGCTGAAGATGACCGCGCCACAGGCGTGTTATTACTGCGGCGCGAAGGATAGTTTGGCGGTCGATCACCTCATACCGAGAATCCGTGGTGGGCCCGATGATGCGGATAACCTAATCTGGGCTTGCCGCAGTTGTAATAGCTCAAAGCAGGGCCGAGACATGCTGGTGTGGGCAACATCCAAGGGTTTCTTCCCATCGATACTTCTTCTTCGGCGATACACCAAAATTGTCGCTCGATATTGCGATCAAAACGGGTATATGAGCACACCCCTTTGTCAGCTTGTAGATGGGGATATGCCTTTCGATGTGCGACTACTACCGACCAAGTTCCCTCCCCTGGAAGAGCTCATGCTTTGGGTGCCGTCAGAGGGAGAAGAAAATCCTAACAATGCCTTCCACTCGGACGGGGATTCCGCTGCGCTACATCCCCGCCGGTGA